The Corallococcus silvisoli genome contains a region encoding:
- a CDS encoding ATP-binding protein — translation MRLRTRLALAFALLALVPLAVVVPLTVTRLRDTLSRELDARMTAATASAQESLERSAATARRAVEELVESPAMEDLVREARTAPLRVIQANTAEGLMKSRGLTVLTIFDRNGTVLSSGHLPARRGDPDPVLFAVTKEPSPKPVPVRVDVRGDAGLRQVPALVTARPVDYGDVRLWAVGGVVLDDGLAQHLARLTQSDVTLLSGDTQVAHAGSAAPPTVARVLPLGDVASVRLTFSRAAAREAEEGVMRAFLLLAGLGLGFAALLGLLVSRWMTRPVEALTSGARRVAEGALDVQVTSRASGEVGELVRTFNHMTSELKNTTERLMATERIAAWQEVARRLAHEIKNPLTPIRMSLETLMAAHEARHPSFPVLFKESARVVLEEVERLRRIVDEFSRFARLPKPQLAPVDLGELAQGVLSLYAAPPEGIQLVPALQTGVVAQADRDQLTQVLVNLVKNAEEAMTGRGGALRVRVKGTDADAIVEVEDDGPGIPPENRARIFEPYFTTKDGGTGLGLAIASRILQEHGGRLEVGGEPGQGARFSVVLPRAS, via the coding sequence ATGCGCCTGAGAACCCGGCTCGCGCTCGCCTTCGCCCTGCTCGCGCTGGTGCCGCTGGCGGTCGTCGTCCCGCTCACCGTGACGCGCCTGCGCGACACGCTGTCGCGCGAACTGGACGCGCGCATGACGGCCGCCACCGCCTCCGCGCAGGAGTCCCTGGAACGCTCAGCCGCCACCGCTCGCCGCGCCGTGGAAGAGCTGGTGGAGAGCCCCGCCATGGAGGACCTCGTGCGCGAGGCGCGCACCGCCCCCTTGCGCGTCATCCAGGCCAACACCGCCGAAGGCCTGATGAAGAGCCGGGGCCTCACCGTCCTCACGATCTTCGACCGCAACGGCACCGTGCTCTCCTCTGGCCACCTGCCCGCCCGCCGCGGAGACCCCGACCCCGTGCTCTTCGCCGTGACGAAGGAGCCGTCTCCCAAACCCGTCCCCGTGCGAGTGGACGTCCGGGGCGACGCGGGCCTCCGTCAGGTCCCCGCGCTCGTCACCGCGCGGCCCGTCGACTACGGAGACGTGCGCCTGTGGGCCGTGGGCGGCGTGGTGCTGGATGACGGCCTCGCCCAACACCTGGCCCGCCTCACCCAGTCGGACGTGACGCTCCTGTCCGGCGATACCCAGGTCGCGCACGCGGGCAGCGCGGCCCCGCCCACCGTCGCGCGCGTGCTGCCCCTGGGCGACGTGGCCTCCGTGCGCCTCACCTTCAGCCGCGCCGCCGCGCGCGAAGCGGAAGAGGGCGTCATGCGCGCGTTCCTCCTCCTCGCCGGCCTGGGCCTGGGCTTCGCCGCGCTCCTGGGCCTGCTGGTGTCGCGGTGGATGACGCGGCCGGTGGAGGCCCTCACCTCCGGCGCGCGCCGCGTGGCGGAAGGCGCGCTGGACGTGCAGGTGACGTCGAGGGCCTCCGGCGAAGTGGGCGAGCTGGTCCGGACGTTCAACCACATGACGTCCGAACTGAAGAACACCACCGAACGGCTGATGGCCACCGAGCGCATCGCCGCGTGGCAGGAGGTCGCCCGGCGGCTGGCGCACGAAATCAAGAACCCCCTCACCCCCATCCGCATGTCGCTGGAGACGCTGATGGCCGCGCACGAGGCGCGCCACCCCAGCTTCCCCGTCCTCTTCAAGGAGAGCGCGCGCGTGGTGCTGGAGGAGGTGGAGCGGCTGCGGCGCATCGTGGACGAGTTCAGCCGGTTCGCCCGCCTGCCCAAGCCCCAGCTCGCCCCCGTGGACCTGGGGGAGCTGGCCCAGGGCGTCCTCTCGCTGTACGCCGCGCCCCCCGAGGGCATCCAGCTGGTGCCCGCACTCCAGACCGGCGTGGTGGCCCAGGCGGACCGCGACCAGCTCACCCAGGTGCTCGTCAACCTGGTGAAGAACGCCGAGGAGGCGATGACGGGCAGGGGCGGCGCGCTCCGCGTGCGAGTGAAGGGCACCGACGCGGACGCCATCGTCGAGGTGGAGGACGACGGGCCCGGCATCCCCCCGGAGAACCGCGCCCGCATCTTCGAGCCCTACTTCACCACCAAGGACGGCGGCACCGGCCTGGGGCTCGCCATCGCCTCGCGCATCCTCCAGGAGCACGGCGGCCGGCTGGAGGTCGGCGGAGAACCGGGCCAGGGCGCCCGCTTCAGCGTCGTGCTCCCCCGCGCGAGCTGA
- a CDS encoding VCBS repeat-containing protein: MSRSLLSLLLALAFAVPARADMDEAAPPASARLALAVADAIRNAPAEAPVALCLTGSSAELRQAFGTLLAARLSALQLGPVVLEVPPERAEAAAREQGARSLARLRLDVEGGELVARGDVLGTWVNFWSGRTPTRPPKPAAAVAEGVEADAAVLALASVAPQGTGVTGTGPQPRRPVRLLGAVFARLEAPLGALASGDLDGDGRDEVAVLTEHEVVVFAADGRVLARRELEGAPSAAVTREPFGALAVLAGPPRLAAWSTRLARGEVLVLDRAKGVLRPSGTLDAAPLGSAERGAFVPGQTVFAPELRLADGRALTVPASFGTASFAPPHMLFVHADGTASLYARPTSAPARLSGLGAGSALADLDGDGVPELLTTSPQLQPAPDTLRVLSLTPDAPMAHEPLWQGALPSGRALFVVTADLDGDKRREVIVGSWRPDGTSELFLLRQGAP, translated from the coding sequence GTGAGTCGCTCGCTCCTTTCGCTGCTCCTGGCGCTTGCCTTCGCCGTGCCCGCCCGGGCGGACATGGACGAAGCCGCGCCGCCTGCCTCCGCCCGGCTGGCCCTGGCCGTGGCGGACGCCATTCGCAACGCGCCCGCGGAGGCGCCCGTGGCCCTCTGCCTGACGGGAAGCTCCGCCGAGCTGCGCCAGGCGTTCGGGACGCTGCTGGCCGCGCGGCTGTCCGCCCTGCAACTGGGGCCGGTGGTGCTGGAGGTCCCGCCCGAGCGCGCCGAGGCCGCCGCCCGTGAACAGGGGGCCCGCTCGCTGGCGCGGCTCCGGCTGGACGTGGAGGGCGGTGAGCTGGTGGCGCGCGGCGACGTGCTGGGCACGTGGGTCAACTTCTGGTCCGGCCGTACGCCCACGCGCCCGCCGAAGCCCGCGGCGGCCGTGGCCGAGGGCGTGGAGGCGGACGCCGCGGTGCTGGCGCTGGCCTCGGTGGCTCCGCAGGGCACGGGCGTGACGGGGACGGGACCGCAGCCTCGGCGGCCGGTGCGCCTGTTGGGCGCGGTGTTCGCGAGGCTGGAGGCGCCGCTCGGCGCGCTGGCCTCGGGGGACCTGGATGGGGACGGCCGCGACGAGGTGGCCGTGCTCACCGAGCACGAGGTGGTGGTGTTCGCGGCGGATGGACGGGTGCTCGCGCGCCGGGAGCTGGAGGGCGCGCCCTCGGCGGCGGTGACGCGCGAGCCCTTCGGGGCGCTGGCGGTGCTCGCGGGGCCGCCGAGGCTGGCGGCCTGGAGCACGCGACTGGCCCGGGGCGAGGTGCTCGTGCTGGACAGGGCGAAGGGCGTGCTGAGGCCGTCGGGGACGCTGGACGCCGCGCCGCTGGGGTCGGCGGAGCGTGGGGCGTTCGTGCCGGGTCAGACGGTGTTCGCCCCGGAGCTCCGGCTGGCGGATGGACGGGCGCTCACCGTGCCCGCGTCCTTCGGCACGGCGAGCTTCGCGCCGCCGCACATGCTGTTCGTCCATGCGGATGGCACGGCGTCCCTCTATGCGCGTCCCACGTCCGCGCCGGCGAGGCTGTCCGGGTTGGGGGCGGGCAGCGCGCTGGCGGACCTGGATGGGGACGGCGTGCCGGAGCTGCTCACGACGTCGCCGCAGCTCCAGCCGGCCCCGGACACGCTGCGGGTGCTGTCGCTGACGCCCGACGCGCCGATGGCGCATGAGCCCCTGTGGCAGGGCGCGCTTCCTTCGGGCCGCGCGCTGTTCGTGGTGACGGCGGACCTGGATGGCGACAAGCGCCGGGAGGTCATCGTCGGTTCGTGGAGGCCGGATGGCACGAGCGAGCTGTTCCTCCTGCGCCAGGGTGCACCGTGA
- a CDS encoding ABC transporter substrate-binding protein translates to MMIRSALVGLVLVASSPALAASRPRYGGELRAAHAGPPEIGEPALADTPMEAALLGLLTRPVCRLDADGRLHPTLARELSRPVPQALRVTLASAASATALARAWTRLSSPEAQSPYRALLYPLRGEGRQVTSTGATLELPLAFPWPDLERSLCHPALATPPAPGSGPFKAAGRGVLEAQTAWPEGRPYLDRLALTATDERGLTRLWTARQVQVELGTPPDTDTLTGAALYATYLAYSPRKVPTDFRQAVESAIDREDLTRLFVKGPAVPMANLLPPALMPPGARPRPGAPPVGAARKVTLVYDGALADQRAVAERIQVKLHDQGYTVALEPQSRAALRSRQAKGDFELMLSAVLLPPVPGPALAVVLEAGGRRDLLGVELPPIGALTDAGARDARSRERALALAPSVPLIPLYAQGLGLRAAPEVTDLELDAQGLPVLEGAWLAPAEASGGGGRP, encoded by the coding sequence GTGATGATCCGCTCCGCCCTCGTGGGCCTCGTCCTCGTCGCTTCCTCGCCAGCGCTGGCGGCCAGCCGTCCCCGCTACGGCGGCGAGCTGCGCGCGGCCCACGCCGGCCCGCCCGAGATTGGGGAGCCCGCGCTCGCCGACACCCCGATGGAGGCCGCGCTGTTGGGGCTGTTGACGCGGCCCGTGTGTCGCCTGGACGCCGATGGCCGGCTGCACCCGACGCTCGCGCGTGAGCTGTCGCGGCCGGTGCCCCAGGCCCTGCGCGTGACGCTGGCCTCCGCCGCCAGCGCCACCGCCCTGGCGCGGGCGTGGACGCGGCTGTCCTCCCCGGAGGCGCAGTCGCCGTACCGCGCCTTGCTGTATCCGTTGCGAGGCGAAGGCAGGCAGGTGACGTCCACGGGCGCCACGCTGGAGCTGCCCCTGGCGTTCCCGTGGCCCGACCTGGAGCGCTCGCTCTGTCACCCGGCGCTCGCGACGCCGCCGGCGCCAGGCTCCGGGCCCTTCAAGGCCGCGGGGCGGGGTGTGCTGGAGGCACAGACGGCGTGGCCCGAAGGGCGGCCGTACCTGGACCGCCTGGCGCTCACGGCCACGGATGAACGAGGCCTCACGCGGCTGTGGACCGCGAGGCAGGTGCAGGTGGAGCTGGGCACGCCCCCGGACACGGACACGCTCACGGGGGCGGCGCTCTACGCGACCTATCTGGCGTATTCGCCACGGAAGGTGCCCACGGACTTCCGGCAGGCCGTCGAGAGCGCCATCGACCGCGAGGACCTGACGCGGCTGTTCGTGAAGGGGCCCGCCGTGCCCATGGCGAACCTGTTGCCGCCCGCGCTGATGCCGCCAGGGGCAAGGCCCCGGCCCGGAGCCCCACCGGTGGGGGCGGCGCGCAAGGTGACGCTCGTCTACGACGGTGCGCTGGCGGATCAACGCGCGGTGGCGGAGCGCATCCAGGTGAAGCTGCACGACCAGGGCTACACGGTCGCGCTGGAGCCGCAGTCGCGTGCCGCCCTGCGAAGCCGTCAGGCGAAAGGCGACTTCGAGCTGATGCTGAGCGCCGTGCTGCTGCCGCCTGTTCCCGGGCCGGCGCTGGCGGTGGTGTTGGAGGCAGGAGGGCGGCGCGACCTGCTGGGCGTGGAGCTGCCGCCCATCGGGGCGCTGACGGACGCCGGAGCCCGGGATGCGCGCAGCCGCGAGCGGGCCCTGGCGCTCGCCCCCTCCGTGCCCCTCATCCCGCTGTACGCCCAAGGGCTCGGCCTGCGTGCGGCGCCGGAGGTGACGGACCTGGAGCTGGATGCCCAGGGCCTGCCCGTGCTGGAGGGCGCGTGGCTCGCCCCCGCCGAAGCCTCGGGTGGTGGAGGCCGGCCATGA